A stretch of the Serratia marcescens genome encodes the following:
- the yobA gene encoding CopC domain-containing protein YobA, which translates to MIGKIRSSCRLLSTVFVLFVGLSSQQALAHAHLKVETPKADASVSPAPKALTLSFSEGIEPNFSGVKITGPDNAVVKTGKLQLDPNNNTQVNVPIEGELSAGKYNVSWHVVSVDGHKTKGQYSFTVN; encoded by the coding sequence GTGATCGGTAAAATTCGTTCCTCCTGTCGCCTGCTTTCCACCGTTTTCGTCCTGTTCGTCGGCCTGTCTTCGCAGCAAGCGCTGGCGCACGCCCACCTGAAAGTGGAAACGCCGAAGGCCGACGCCAGCGTCAGCCCGGCGCCGAAGGCGCTGACCCTCAGCTTCTCCGAAGGTATCGAGCCGAACTTCAGCGGCGTGAAAATCACCGGCCCGGACAACGCCGTGGTGAAAACCGGCAAGCTGCAGCTCGATCCGAACAACAACACCCAGGTCAACGTGCCGATCGAAGGCGAGCTGAGCGCGGGCAAATACAACGTCAGCTGGCATGTGGTTTCGGTCGACGGGCATAAAACCAAAGGCCAGTACAGCTTCACCGTAAACTGA
- the ftnA gene encoding non-heme ferritin: MLTQEMTQKLNEQLNLEFYSANLYLQMSAWCSDKGFEGAAAFLKEHSQEEMQHMQRLFDYLSDTGSLPLLGSIAAPPVAFESLADVFQQTYEHEQLITRQINELAHAAMTAHDYSTFNFLQWYVAEQHEEEKLFKSVLDKLALVGTSGKGLFFIDKDLKKMGAMGQGGNGQA; this comes from the coding sequence ATGCTGACGCAAGAAATGACTCAAAAGCTGAATGAGCAACTGAATCTGGAGTTCTACTCCGCCAACCTGTACCTGCAGATGAGCGCATGGTGCAGCGATAAAGGCTTTGAAGGCGCCGCCGCATTTCTTAAAGAGCACTCTCAGGAAGAGATGCAGCATATGCAACGTCTGTTCGACTACCTGAGCGACACTGGCTCTTTGCCGCTGTTGGGCAGCATCGCCGCGCCGCCGGTGGCGTTCGAATCGCTGGCGGACGTGTTCCAGCAGACCTACGAACACGAACAGCTGATCACCCGTCAGATCAACGAACTGGCGCACGCCGCCATGACCGCACACGATTATTCCACCTTTAACTTCCTGCAGTGGTACGTGGCGGAGCAGCACGAAGAAGAGAAACTGTTCAAATCCGTGCTGGATAAGCTGGCGCTGGTGGGCACCAGCGGCAAAGGCCTGTTCTTCATCGACAAAGATCTGAAGAAAATGGGCGCGATGGGCCAAGGCGGCAACGGCCAGGCTTAA
- a CDS encoding DNA polymerase III subunit theta — MVYNLAELSKEEMDRVNVDLAASGVAYKERYNMPVIPEVVEREQPEPLRDYFRERVAHYRAESHRFSRLPYEPKVK; from the coding sequence GTGGTTTACAATCTGGCCGAGTTGTCCAAAGAAGAAATGGACAGGGTGAACGTGGATCTCGCCGCCTCAGGCGTGGCGTACAAAGAGCGCTACAACATGCCGGTGATCCCGGAAGTGGTGGAGCGCGAGCAGCCGGAGCCGCTGCGCGACTATTTTCGCGAGCGCGTGGCCCACTACCGCGCGGAATCCCACAGGTTTTCGCGCCTGCCGTACGAGCCGAAGGTCAAGTAA
- the copD gene encoding copper homeostasis membrane protein CopD: MSLATLFVLCRLVHFAAVMLMFGISLFTALLSPQRLSPNLSRDVRPLLLAGTWIAGLSAVALLAIQAGQMGDGWEDAWRLEVWWAVLGTTFGEVWRWHLGLSLLAILSLLLPERPRAQALALCSALLLVSLAFIGHAAMHEGTLGALHRANHAIHLLAAGYWFGCLAPLLVCLRYLQPPQWRSDAITTLIRFSRWGHLAVAAVIVTGIVNSLIILGGWPLNLSSPYQRLLLIKAALVALMVMVALANRYAIVPAMSRVPALAQRGVVLACWLEVGLGMAVLLLVSLFATYAPV, encoded by the coding sequence GTGAGTCTGGCGACCCTGTTCGTTCTGTGTCGCTTGGTGCACTTTGCGGCGGTGATGCTGATGTTCGGCATCAGTCTGTTCACCGCCTTACTGTCACCGCAGCGCCTCTCCCCGAACCTCTCCCGCGATGTGCGCCCGCTGCTGCTTGCCGGCACCTGGATTGCCGGGCTTTCCGCCGTGGCGCTGCTGGCCATTCAGGCCGGGCAGATGGGCGACGGTTGGGAAGACGCCTGGCGGCTGGAGGTCTGGTGGGCGGTGCTTGGCACCACCTTCGGCGAAGTATGGCGCTGGCATCTGGGCCTGTCGCTGCTGGCGATTCTGAGCCTGCTGCTGCCGGAACGGCCGCGCGCGCAGGCGTTGGCGCTGTGTTCGGCGCTGCTGCTAGTCAGCCTGGCGTTCATCGGCCACGCGGCGATGCACGAAGGCACGCTGGGCGCGCTGCACCGCGCCAACCATGCGATACACCTGCTGGCCGCCGGTTACTGGTTCGGCTGCCTGGCGCCGCTGCTGGTTTGCCTGCGCTACCTGCAGCCGCCGCAGTGGCGTAGCGACGCCATCACCACGCTGATCCGTTTCTCGCGCTGGGGGCACCTGGCGGTGGCGGCGGTGATCGTCACCGGCATCGTCAACAGCCTGATCATTCTCGGCGGTTGGCCGCTCAACCTCAGTTCGCCTTATCAACGCCTGCTGCTGATCAAAGCCGCGCTGGTGGCGCTGATGGTGATGGTGGCGCTGGCCAATCGCTACGCCATCGTGCCGGCGATGAGCCGCGTGCCGGCGCTGGCGCAGCGCGGCGTGGTGCTGGCCTGCTGGCTCGAAGTCGGGTTGGGGATGGCAGTGCTGCTGCTGGTCAGTTTATTTGCAACCTATGCGCCGGTATGA
- the exoX gene encoding exodeoxyribonuclease X, producing MTLRVIDTETCGLDGGVVEVASLDLLDGQLTNPMSDLVSPDRPISLDAMAIHHITEQMVEGKPRIAVAIGRYQGSPYYVAHNAAFDRGVLPEMNGAWICTLKLARTLYPDIKYGNQYLRYALNLDVQLPADATLYPHRALYDCYVTAALLQRIIKDSGWTPEQMVQITEQPVLLKKFKFGKYRGQEIDRIAQEDPGYLRWMLKSIDDLSPDMKHTLKYYLIG from the coding sequence ATGACGTTACGCGTAATAGATACCGAGACCTGTGGGCTGGACGGCGGCGTGGTGGAAGTGGCCTCCCTCGATCTGCTCGACGGTCAGTTAACCAACCCGATGAGCGATCTGGTCAGCCCTGATCGCCCCATCAGCCTCGACGCGATGGCGATTCATCACATCACCGAACAGATGGTGGAAGGCAAACCGCGCATCGCGGTGGCGATCGGCCGCTATCAGGGCAGCCCTTACTATGTGGCGCACAACGCCGCTTTCGATCGCGGCGTGCTGCCGGAGATGAACGGCGCCTGGATCTGTACCCTCAAGCTGGCGCGTACGCTGTATCCGGACATCAAGTACGGCAACCAATATCTGCGCTACGCGCTGAACCTGGACGTGCAGCTACCGGCAGACGCCACGCTATACCCGCACCGCGCGCTGTATGACTGCTACGTCACCGCCGCGCTGCTGCAACGCATCATCAAGGATTCGGGCTGGACGCCGGAGCAAATGGTGCAGATCACCGAACAACCGGTGCTGCTGAAGAAGTTCAAATTCGGCAAATATCGCGGGCAGGAGATCGATCGCATCGCCCAGGAAGATCCCGGCTATCTGCGCTGGATGCTGAAATCCATCGACGATCTGAGCCCGGACATGAAGCACACGCTGAAATACTATCTGATTGGCTAA
- a CDS encoding YebY family protein — MKSVLLGITLLATATGALAADKLVNITKLEYGKQWAFTKEEVTLQCRSGGALFVLNNSTLMQYPLNDAAEQQVKKGHQRAQPLEVLLLDDPAEPGKKMSLAPFIERAEKLCAD; from the coding sequence ATGAAATCGGTATTACTCGGCATTACGCTGCTGGCAACCGCGACCGGCGCGCTGGCGGCAGACAAACTGGTGAACATCACCAAACTGGAGTACGGCAAACAGTGGGCGTTCACCAAGGAAGAAGTGACGCTGCAGTGCCGCAGCGGCGGCGCGCTGTTCGTGCTCAACAACAGCACCCTGATGCAATACCCGCTCAACGACGCGGCGGAGCAACAGGTGAAGAAGGGCCATCAGCGTGCGCAGCCGCTGGAGGTGCTCCTGCTGGACGACCCTGCCGAACCGGGGAAAAAAATGAGCCTGGCGCCGTTCATTGAACGCGCCGAGAAGCTGTGCGCTGACTAA
- a CDS encoding S9 family peptidase, with product MMTPPKAEKRPYPITIHGDTRVDDYYWLRDDERADRQVLDYLQAENAYTDAMLKPQQALRETLYEEMVARIPQQEHSVPYVRHGYRYQTRYEPGNEYAISVRQPQAESEHWEVLIDGNQRAENHEFYTLGGLDVSPDNQLLGVAEDFLSRRQYDIRFKNLADGSWANEVLENTSGSFEWANDSSTIYYVRKHAKTLLPYQVYRHVVGSDPQQDELIYEERDDTFYVGLEKTTSERFILIHLSSTTTSEILLLDADRADAKPQLFVPRRKDHEYAIDHYHQHFYIRSNKDGKNFGLYQSEQADEAQWQTLIAPRADVMLEGFSLFRDWLVVEERSAGLTLLRQIHWQTGEEKRIAFDDPTYTTWLAYNPDPETALLRYGYSSMTTPTTLYELNMDSGERTMLKQQEVKNFTPENYRSERVWVKARDGVEVPVSLVYRQDSFQRGANPLMVYGYGSYGSSMDPAFSASRLSLLDRGFVFVLAHIRGGGELGQLWYEDGKLFNKQNTFNDFIDVTETLVAQGYGDGKRVFAMGGSAGGLLMGAVINQAPQLFHGVVAQVPFVDVVTTMLDESIPLTTGEYDEWGNPNEQAYYDYIKQYSPYDQVKAQAYPHLLVTTGLHDSQVQYWEPAKWVAKLRELKTDDRQLLLYTDMDAGHGGKSGRFKAYEDIALEYAFILALAE from the coding sequence ATGATGACCCCACCGAAAGCGGAAAAACGCCCTTATCCCATCACCATCCACGGCGACACGCGCGTGGATGACTACTACTGGCTGCGCGACGACGAGCGCGCAGACCGCCAGGTGCTGGACTACCTGCAGGCGGAAAACGCCTACACCGATGCGATGCTGAAACCGCAGCAGGCGCTGCGCGAAACCCTGTACGAAGAGATGGTGGCGCGCATTCCGCAGCAGGAACATTCGGTGCCTTACGTGCGCCACGGCTATCGCTATCAGACGCGTTATGAGCCGGGCAACGAATACGCGATTTCCGTGCGCCAGCCGCAGGCCGAGAGCGAGCACTGGGAGGTGCTTATCGACGGCAACCAGCGCGCCGAGAACCACGAGTTTTACACCCTGGGCGGGCTGGACGTCAGCCCCGACAACCAGCTGCTGGGGGTGGCGGAGGATTTCCTGTCGCGCCGCCAGTATGACATTCGCTTCAAGAACCTGGCCGACGGCAGCTGGGCGAACGAAGTGCTGGAGAACACCTCCGGCAGCTTCGAGTGGGCCAACGACTCCTCGACGATCTACTACGTGCGCAAGCACGCCAAGACGCTGTTGCCGTATCAGGTCTATCGCCACGTGGTGGGCAGCGATCCGCAGCAGGACGAGCTGATTTATGAAGAGCGGGACGATACCTTCTACGTCGGGCTGGAGAAGACCACCTCCGAGCGCTTTATCCTGATCCACCTTAGCAGCACCACCACCTCGGAGATCCTGCTGCTGGACGCCGATCGTGCGGACGCCAAGCCGCAGCTGTTCGTGCCGCGCCGCAAGGATCACGAGTACGCCATCGATCATTATCACCAGCATTTCTACATCCGCTCCAACAAGGACGGCAAGAACTTCGGCCTGTACCAAAGCGAACAGGCGGACGAAGCACAGTGGCAGACGCTGATCGCCCCGCGCGCCGACGTGATGCTGGAGGGCTTCAGCCTGTTCCGCGACTGGCTGGTGGTGGAGGAGCGCAGCGCCGGCCTGACGCTGCTGCGCCAGATCCACTGGCAGACTGGCGAAGAGAAGCGCATCGCCTTCGACGATCCGACTTACACCACCTGGCTGGCGTATAACCCGGATCCGGAGACCGCGCTGCTGCGCTACGGCTATTCGTCGATGACCACCCCGACTACGCTGTACGAGCTGAACATGGACAGCGGCGAGCGGACGATGCTCAAACAGCAGGAAGTGAAGAACTTCACGCCGGAAAACTACCGCAGCGAGCGAGTGTGGGTGAAGGCGCGCGACGGCGTCGAGGTGCCGGTCTCGCTGGTGTATCGCCAGGACAGCTTCCAGCGCGGCGCCAACCCGCTGATGGTGTACGGCTACGGCTCCTACGGCAGCAGCATGGATCCGGCGTTCAGCGCCAGCCGCCTGAGCCTGCTCGATCGCGGTTTCGTGTTCGTGCTGGCGCACATTCGCGGCGGCGGCGAGTTGGGGCAGCTGTGGTATGAAGACGGCAAGCTGTTCAACAAGCAGAACACCTTCAACGATTTTATCGACGTGACCGAAACGCTGGTCGCCCAGGGATACGGCGACGGCAAGCGGGTGTTCGCCATGGGCGGCAGCGCCGGCGGCCTGCTGATGGGGGCGGTGATCAACCAGGCGCCGCAGCTGTTCCACGGCGTGGTGGCGCAGGTGCCGTTCGTCGACGTGGTGACCACCATGTTGGACGAGTCGATCCCGCTGACCACCGGCGAATATGACGAGTGGGGCAACCCGAACGAACAGGCTTATTACGACTACATCAAGCAGTACAGCCCGTACGATCAGGTAAAGGCACAGGCATACCCGCATCTGCTGGTGACCACCGGCCTGCACGATTCGCAGGTGCAGTATTGGGAGCCGGCCAAGTGGGTGGCCAAGCTGCGCGAACTGAAAACCGACGATCGGCAGCTGCTGCTGTATACCGACATGGATGCCGGCCACGGTGGCAAGTCCGGGCGCTTCAAGGCCTATGAGGATATTGCGCTGGAGTACGCCTTCATTCTGGCGCTGGCGGAGTAA
- the dksA gene encoding RNA polymerase-binding protein DksA — protein sequence MTVMTLPDAQQLLAMPDSDYMNSIQRAFFRQLLQDERQKLLLHIDELKKEIDGGEATGDEADKAAREEDLRLLFRQLDRESRLLPKIDAALARLQNGEYGYCRETGEPIGLARLLLRPTAELSIEAKTAQEMREPHMRKGG from the coding sequence ATGACAGTCATGACGTTACCGGATGCGCAGCAACTGCTGGCCATGCCGGATTCTGATTATATGAACTCGATTCAGCGGGCGTTTTTCCGTCAGCTGCTGCAGGATGAGCGGCAAAAACTGTTGCTGCACATCGATGAGCTGAAAAAAGAGATCGACGGTGGTGAAGCGACGGGCGATGAAGCCGACAAGGCGGCACGCGAAGAGGATCTGCGCCTGCTGTTCCGCCAGTTGGATCGCGAAAGCCGCCTGTTGCCGAAAATCGATGCGGCGCTGGCGCGATTGCAGAACGGCGAGTACGGCTACTGCCGGGAAACCGGTGAACCTATCGGGCTGGCGCGGCTGCTGCTGCGCCCGACGGCAGAGCTGAGCATCGAAGCGAAAACCGCACAGGAGATGCGCGAGCCGCATATGCGCAAAGGTGGCTAA
- the pip gene encoding prolyl aminopeptidase: protein MEQLRGLYPPLAAYDSGWLDTGDGHRIYWELSGNPNGKPAVFIHGGPGGGISPHHRQLFDPERYKVLLFDQRGCGRSRPHASLDNNTTWHLVADIERLREMAGVDQWLVFGGSWGSTLALAYAQTHPERVSEMVLRGIFTLRKQELHWYYQDGASRFFPDKWARVLSILSDDERKDVIAAYRQRLTSADPQVQLEAAKLWSVWEGETVTLLPSRESASFGEDDFALAFARIENHYFTHLGFLESDDQLLHNVPLIRHIPAVIVHGRYDMACQVQNAWDLAKAWPEAELHIVEGAGHSYDEPGILHQLMIATDRFAGK, encoded by the coding sequence ATGGAACAATTACGAGGTTTGTACCCGCCGTTAGCGGCATACGACAGCGGTTGGCTGGACACTGGGGATGGCCACCGGATCTACTGGGAGCTGAGCGGCAACCCGAACGGTAAACCGGCGGTCTTCATTCACGGCGGGCCGGGCGGCGGCATCTCCCCGCATCATCGTCAGCTGTTCGATCCGGAACGCTACAAGGTGCTGCTGTTCGATCAGCGCGGCTGTGGCCGCTCCCGTCCGCACGCCAGTCTGGACAACAACACTACCTGGCATTTGGTGGCCGATATCGAGCGGCTGCGCGAAATGGCCGGCGTCGACCAATGGCTGGTGTTCGGCGGCTCCTGGGGATCAACGCTGGCGCTCGCCTATGCGCAGACCCACCCGGAGCGCGTCAGTGAAATGGTGTTGCGCGGCATTTTCACCCTGCGCAAACAGGAACTGCATTGGTATTACCAGGATGGCGCTTCACGCTTCTTCCCGGACAAATGGGCGCGCGTGCTGTCCATTCTGTCGGATGACGAACGTAAAGACGTGATCGCCGCCTACCGGCAGCGGCTGACCTCGGCCGATCCGCAGGTGCAGCTCGAAGCGGCCAAGCTGTGGAGCGTGTGGGAAGGGGAGACGGTGACGCTGTTGCCGAGCCGCGAATCCGCTTCGTTCGGCGAGGATGATTTCGCGCTGGCGTTCGCCCGCATTGAAAACCACTACTTCACCCATCTGGGCTTCCTGGAGAGCGACGACCAGCTGCTGCACAATGTGCCGCTGATCCGCCATATTCCGGCGGTGATCGTCCACGGCCGCTATGACATGGCCTGCCAGGTGCAGAACGCCTGGGATCTGGCCAAAGCCTGGCCGGAAGCGGAATTGCATATTGTGGAAGGGGCGGGGCACTCGTATGACGAGCCGGGCATTTTGCACCAGCTGATGATCGCCACCGACCGGTTCGCCGGCAAGTGA
- a CDS encoding acyltransferase family protein yields the protein MSQRNDIIDFFRGVAVMLVTAFHLFLWSGSLGRPLPFGFDVMGLFGNGWIGVGMFFVISGYCMTGSSGKAFSSGFSAKKYGIYFLKRYLRIAIPFYISIAVWFVLIRGFGIAIKPTGFFDVISHVLFIHNFSEKTFFSISGVYWSLAVEMQFYLILPALVVLFTTALRRVILLVSVFAISILINLYSENQLLTWGIPSYLSLFVLGWLCAMYQNEIGSFIRKMNAQWILVALFILLLFYKGHGFNNKVKLYEVLISSFFALLMVSLINRFSERSVPNVVRSVAFVGKCSFSIYLYNYIFWALDRTDLTPAKLFMAFAFVIGFGILMYLAVERQSEKLRKKTIRKAEAKFAVQ from the coding sequence ATGTCTCAGCGCAATGATATTATTGACTTTTTTAGAGGTGTAGCGGTTATGCTCGTTACTGCCTTTCACCTTTTCTTATGGTCCGGTTCTTTAGGTCGACCGCTACCATTCGGCTTCGATGTAATGGGGCTCTTTGGTAACGGGTGGATCGGCGTTGGAATGTTTTTTGTAATTTCAGGCTATTGTATGACTGGCTCAAGTGGAAAAGCATTTTCAAGTGGCTTTTCAGCAAAGAAGTATGGCATCTATTTTTTAAAAAGATACTTACGGATAGCTATTCCGTTTTACATATCAATCGCGGTTTGGTTTGTTCTAATTCGAGGTTTTGGCATTGCAATAAAACCTACAGGATTCTTTGATGTAATATCCCATGTTTTATTTATTCACAATTTTTCAGAAAAGACATTCTTCTCAATTAGTGGGGTTTATTGGTCGCTCGCTGTTGAGATGCAGTTTTATTTAATTCTCCCAGCCCTGGTTGTTTTGTTTACTACTGCTTTGAGAAGGGTTATTTTGCTGGTCAGTGTGTTTGCAATTAGCATTTTGATTAATCTTTACAGTGAGAATCAATTGTTAACATGGGGTATTCCATCTTACCTTTCACTTTTCGTTTTGGGGTGGCTTTGTGCTATGTATCAAAACGAAATAGGTTCATTTATAAGAAAGATGAACGCTCAATGGATATTAGTTGCATTATTTATATTGCTTCTTTTCTACAAAGGACATGGCTTTAACAACAAGGTTAAGCTGTATGAGGTGTTGATTTCATCGTTTTTTGCATTGTTAATGGTGTCACTTATTAATCGGTTCTCAGAAAGAAGTGTGCCTAACGTTGTGCGCAGTGTAGCATTTGTAGGGAAATGCTCGTTTTCTATTTATTTGTATAACTATATTTTCTGGGCACTGGACAGAACCGACTTAACCCCGGCTAAATTATTTATGGCTTTTGCTTTCGTGATAGGATTTGGCATCTTAATGTATCTAGCCGTTGAAAGGCAATCAGAGAAATTAAGGAAAAAAACCATAAGAAAAGCAGAGGCTAAATTTGCAGTGCAATAA